CCCGGGGAGTGCTTCGTGTGAATACCGGCATTGCGAGGCGGCTCTGCCAACCCGACGACGTGCTCGTCGCTACTGCTGTCGCCGGCCGAAGCAGACGAgccggcgaagaagaagttggAAAGTTGTGAGGCGAGGGGCATGGCCCAGACGCCCGCCGCCGTAAATCGCagaggaacaaaaaaaaaagacaggaGACGGTAGGAAAAACCGCTTGGGTCGGGGTTTCGCGGGATCAACGACGCAGGGATATAAATTGAAACGCtgggtgaaaaaaaaaattgaaaacGGGCAAGTCAAGACCACAGCGCCAAGTGAGCGATTATCGCTGTGCTCGTCTATTTTGCTGAATGCTGTGATGGGGGCTGTTGCGTCAACGACGTTGGATGCTCGTCGCGCGTGTGCCTCGAGTGgtcaatggcggcggccctgCACCCAGCAGTGAGCGCATACAATTTTTTTGCTCCGGTGCCGACTTTATCCCCGAACCACTTTTTTTCCTCCAGTCCCTTTTGCTGGGACGGCGTCGCTTTGCTCTGTGCCTGGGCGTCCGCCTCACCCCCGGTGGGCTCGCTCTGCAGTCCAccggtgctccgtacagtacAAGCACAGGGCTTATGGGATCACCGATGGTCCGTGCGCTGCTTGCTGAAGGGTCAGGTTCAACTTGGAACTCATTGACTCTTCAATGTTACCTACTTGGTATGAACGAGCAACTCAGCAGCTACCTACCTAGCGGTACTcggaagaaaaaaaagataacGCAGCGGTACATCTACCATGTCAACCATTGCATTGGGCATTTTATCTAGTCCTATAACCATCCAACTCTATGCATGACCACCGGTACATCCTACAAGCCATAATATACACACAGGTCCACTGTCATTGACATCACATCATACAAAGCCATCATTCCACCAGCTTGCTCTCATGCTCCCACCACCTCACCTGCCCAAACTTCCTCAACGGATACACAATGTGCGTAACCCTCCCCGTCAATAAGCGCTTCGACACAGGTCCGTACGTATTGCTGTCCAGGCTCGATCCCGCCGGCCCATCTCCTTCCACCCAAACATGGCCCTGGGGTATCCTGACCGTCGGTATGGGATAGGGCTTCTTGGTCCTGACCACATCTCCTTCAAGCGCAACCACCCTCTTTACGGCAACCACCTCCGGATTATACGGACTCCTAGACGTTGCTGTCAGACATTGATGCTGCAACAAAAGTCACGACCCTGGCCCAAAACCACCCGAGTCTAGAGGGCTCCCCCGGTGTAAAGAGGCTCAGGCACACAAACCTCAATGTGACAACCATGCCTCTCTCCAACCCTTCCTGCGGCGACCACTTGTAATTCAGAAAAAAATCTCGCCGCAGCGTCGagtccttgtcctcgttCAGGAACGGGTACATGGACGAGCCGTCCACAAACGTCAGCTCTGCGACGTGCATGTTGAACCAGGCAATGACGGGGATCCACGTCGCGAAGCCCATCAGATTCAGAGTGACGGCTCGGGCTAGCCCGGATGGTGGTATTCGTAGGCGCGACCATATCGAGCCCGGCGCCATCGGTGCATCGACTCCCCCAGAGAGGTACACGAGGGCGCGGGGAAGCGTGGTATATGAGTCGACGTTGTGAAGTGCGAGGTTGAGGTTGGGTAAAGCATTCCAGCAAGCAGCCTTTACAAATGGCAAACTCGAGTGCCAGGCTGGTGCTGTTGGTGGCGCTGGCAGTTGGCGGTGGACCCTCGAGCTCCATTCAGGGTCCAGTCAATCCGACCGCAACACAGACATGACCTTTGGATTGCGACGTACGACTATTCCGGCGTCTTTGCTCTAGTTTCTACCCCAACGCAGAGTACAGCTCCCAGTCATGTATGTCAAGTCTTCAATTCATGcatgtttctttttcatgCTATTGCTTCAGTCTCCAACGCCGTTTTGAGGGCGTCACCTGCTATTTCAAAAAAATAGCTTACATGAAATGCCAATATTGACCAGCCTTTTTCACCAACCCATGCCATTCTTATCATCATGCGGTCCCTACCTCCAAGTTTTTACAGTATAGCCTACGGTGAGCCGCTTACATCTCGTATTGCATCGACCCAGTGCGACCTCGTAACGGTCTCGGGATATCGCCGATGGGCACCAGCCTCCTTGTCAATCCGGACCCGAGTTTAGCAATGAATACTactggccttcttcttcccttcttgCTTGCTATGAGGCTGCCTAGATCGTCTCGGGGATATTGTCGTCGCTCTCGCTCATGCTCTCGTCACCGCTGACTTCGGCGTTTTCACGTTCTCTCTTCTCCATGAGGGCCTGCAGCTCAGCATCATCGCTCTCGGTAACAGCCTTGGGGTCCATTTTAACAGTTAGGTTGCCGCCGGCAGCCTCGATGCTTTTTCTGATGCTCTCAATGGCCTCCTGCAGGAGAATAATGCCCTGCTGCTTGTCGAAGGAAGTGCTGGTGAGCACATACAAAGGGGGCGAGACAAGCTTGACCTTGACTTGAGTGTCGGAGTTGGCATCCTCAGAGTcgttcttggcctcggcagTTCTCAGTGCAGTCTTGACAGCGTCGATGCCCTCATAGCCAAAGCAGGTGACTTCAATATCAGCTCGAACCTTGGTTCGCTGAGGAGTAAGTCGCTTGCTAATGTACAGCTtcagctcgtcctcgacggGCTTGCTGGGGAAAGTCATATCGTTCCAGATTTCGGGGTTGCTATCGACGAGATTAGTACCTGACCCCCAGATAAATGACGTCCTAGCGAAACGTACGTAATAGACAGCTTAAAGGCATCGATGGCGTGGCCATATTTTCGGTTCAAGGGCCAGGCAATGGACTCGTACAACGTCTCAATAGGAGTCTGGGTCTTCTCGGCGACGTGTCTCATGATCAGATGGACGGTCTTGCTCTTGTTATATCGCTCCTCGCACTTGACCATATCCTCGGGAGACACTCGTC
The DNA window shown above is from Metarhizium brunneum chromosome 1, complete sequence and carries:
- the IMP2L gene encoding Mitochondrial inner membrane protease subunit 2 encodes the protein MAPGSIWSRLRIPPSGLARAVTLNLMGFATWIPVIAWFNMHVAELTFVDGSSMYPFLNEDKDSTLRRDFFLNYKWSPQEGLERGMVVTLRSPYNPEVVAVKRVVALEGDVVRTKKPYPIPTVRIPQGHVWVEGDGPAGSSLDSNTYGPVSKRLLTGRVTHIVYPLRKFGQVRWWEHESKLVE
- the tif211 gene encoding Eukaryotic translation initiation factor 2 subunit alpha — protein: MSLTNCRFYEEKFPEIDSFVMVNVKQIAEMGAYVKLLEYDNIDGMILLSELSRRRIRSIQKLIRVGRNEVVVVLRVDKEKGYIDLSKRRVSPEDMVKCEERYNKSKTVHLIMRHVAEKTQTPIETLYESIAWPLNRKYGHAIDAFKLSITNPEIWNDMTFPSKPVEDELKLYISKRLTPQRTKVRADIEVTCFGYEGIDAVKTALRTAEAKNDSEDANSDTQVKVKLVSPPLYVLTSTSFDKQQGIILLQEAIESIRKSIEAAGGNLTVKMDPKAVTESDDAELQALMEKRERENAEVSGDESMSESDDNIPETI